The bacterium genome has a segment encoding these proteins:
- a CDS encoding LysM peptidoglycan-binding domain-containing protein encodes MGKRARWVAGSLVCLAVLVFMVGSAQAALKTVMVKSGDTLWKYAQEYLGDGSLWPKIQAVNPDLKNPHMLYVGQEIKIPVEVAEKVKTKLEERLVEGEEKADELQELIAKYKAQIAELEAAKEALAKEEIAVPEVGVEDCTELRAENAQLAEEKQACENEVKRLNVQVEGLEEQTVETEKRNVRLKGEAARLEAEIGDLEAKITACQEELSLIESENTELKEVIMELENKLDEAHLPFYILFSVVTLGLLVGI; translated from the coding sequence ATGGGAAAAAGGGCAAGGTGGGTAGCAGGGTCTTTAGTTTGTCTGGCAGTTTTGGTTTTTATGGTGGGATCGGCTCAAGCCGCCTTAAAGACGGTTATGGTTAAGTCAGGGGATACCCTCTGGAAGTATGCCCAGGAATATCTGGGGGATGGCAGCCTATGGCCCAAGATTCAGGCAGTCAATCCTGACCTCAAAAATCCGCATATGCTTTATGTGGGTCAGGAGATTAAGATACCTGTAGAAGTGGCCGAGAAAGTAAAGACTAAGCTGGAAGAGAGGCTGGTGGAAGGGGAAGAGAAGGCCGATGAACTGCAAGAATTGATTGCCAAGTATAAGGCCCAGATAGCTGAGTTGGAAGCAGCTAAAGAGGCTTTAGCCAAAGAAGAAATAGCTGTTCCTGAGGTGGGTGTTGAAGATTGCACTGAACTTAGGGCGGAGAATGCCCAACTGGCTGAAGAAAAGCAGGCCTGTGAAAATGAGGTTAAACGTCTTAATGTCCAGGTAGAGGGATTAGAAGAGCAAACCGTAGAGACAGAAAAAAGGAACGTGAGGTTAAAGGGTGAGGCGGCTCGTCTTGAAGCGGAAATAGGCGACCTGGAAGCCAAGATAACCGCTTGTCAGGAAGAGCTGTCCCTGATAGAAAGCGAAAATACAGAGTTGAAAGAAGTTATTATGGAACTGGAAAATAAGTTGGATGAAGCCCACCTTCCCTTTTATATCTTATTTTCCGTGGTCACGCTGGGACTTTTAGTAGGGATATAA